In one Solanum dulcamara chromosome 1, daSolDulc1.2, whole genome shotgun sequence genomic region, the following are encoded:
- the LOC129900239 gene encoding protein SMAX1-LIKE 3-like, with the protein MRTGGYTFQQSLTCESSSIVKQAVNLARRRGHAQVTPLHVASAMLSSSTGLLKRACLQSHTHPLQCKALELCFNVALNRLPTSVSSPILGPHSHLPSLSNALVAAFKRAQAHQRRGSIENQQQPILALKVEIEQLVISILDDPSISRVMREAGFSSTQVKNNVEQVVSSMEIITSTKPLVLGNNNTNMSQITSSSTSHHVLNLSLSKTGQHQVTKNDDVMSVVESMMNSKKRRNIVVIGECLATAEGVIRGVIDKFNKGEVQGDMKHVQFISVPLFTLRNVSREEFEIKLRELRTLVKNYMNRGVVLYLGDLRWVSEFWTKYGEQQRNISYYSPVEHMIMELSRLLNSAMGENGRLWLLGIASFQTYTKCKTGYPSLQTLWDLYPLTIPVGSLGLSLNLTSDLHSHFRNKAAMDGSSWSLGRAGVEKNLTCCADCLANFNKEAKTISSIQVKTESTTYSSSSLPLWLQKYKEEHKQKNNQKESELMLDLCKKWNSICSSVHKQQQPHFLEKGLINPLSSSPSPCSSNSISSSNDHMMKSSTKLHKSLLNWPVIFEPNQSPKEHQFFISDPNEVISSTKPELLSNPNSSPNSASSSEASGYIENIDRFKEFNSENMKVLCKALEKKVPWQKDIIPEIVSTILECRSKKKESWLFFLGGDSEGKEKISRELAKIAFGSSEEEDHSFISIGISSFSSAKSDSTDHNQEVISNKKRSRNEHGRSYLERFADAIQENPSRVFFMEDIDQVDTFSQKGIKKSIETGRLTPSDSDLVSFKDAIIIFTSESLSSSVTKKCDDDDYNQDYSKEKNQENIGDDESILDLNVATHEELANGDENLVGIWEAVDKQVMFKIQVL; encoded by the exons ATGAGGACGGGCGGTTATACTTTCCAACAATCATTAACTTGTGAATCTTCAAGTATAGTAAAACAAGCTGTGAACTTAGCTAGAAGAAGAGGTCATGCACAAGTTACTCCTCTTCATGTAGCAAGTGCTATGCTTTCATCTTCCACTGGTCTTCTTAAAAGAGCTTGTCTTCAATCCCATACACATCCACTTCAATGCAAAGCACTTGAACTTTGTTTCAATGTTGCACTTAATAGACTTCCCACTTCTGTTTCAAGTCCAATTTTAGGTCCTCATTCACATCTCCCTTCACTTTCTAATGCCTTAGTTGCTGCATTCAAAAGGGCTCAAGCTCATCAACGTCGTGGATCGATAGAGAATCAACAACAACCAATCTTAGCCCTCAAAGTAGAGATAGAACAACTAGTCATCTCAATTCTTGATGATCCAAGTATTAGTAGAGTCATGAGGGAAGCTGGTTTTTCTAGTACACAAGTGAAAAACAATGTAGAACAAGTTGTTTCTAGTATGGAGATTATTACTAGCACAAAGCCATTAGTACTAGgaaacaacaacaccaacatgtcacaaataacatcatcatcaactagTCATCATGTACTAAATTTGTCACTTAGTAAAACAGGACAACATCAAGTTACAAagaatgatgatgtgatgagTGTTGTGGAAAGTATGATGAATTCCAAGAAAAGGAGAAACATTGTTGTTATTGGTGAGTGTTTAGCAACAGCTGAAGGGGTTATTAGAGGAGTTATAGATAAGTTTAATAAAGGTGAAGTTCAAGGAGACATGAAACATGTGCAATTCATAAGTGTCCCACTTTTCACACTTAGAAATGTTTCAAGAGAAGAGTTTGAGATCAAACTTAGAGAGCTTAGGACTTTAGTAAAAAACTATATGAATAGAGGGGTTGTTTTGTATTTAGGTGATCTTAGGTGGGTATCTGAGTTTTGGACAAAATATGGTGAACAACAAAGGAATATTAGTTACTATTCTCCTGTTGAACACATGATAATGGAGCTTAGTAGATTGTTGAATAGTGCAATGGGAGAAAATGGAAGGCTATGGCTTCTTGGAATTGCAAGTTTTCAAACTTACACAAAGTGTAAAACTGGATATCCTTCTTTACAGACCCTTTGGGATCTTTATCCACTTACCATTCCTGTTGGAAGTTTGGGTCTCAGCCTCAATCTTACAAG TGATTTGCATAGTCACTttaggaacaaggcagcaatgGATGGTTCAAGCTGGTCACTTGGTAGAGCTGGAGTTGAGAAGAATCTAACTTGCTGTGCTGATTGTTTAGCCAATTTCAACAAAGAAGCTAAAACCATTTCAAGCATACAAGTTAAAACTGAGTCAACAACTTATTCCAGCTCAAGTTTGCCTTTATGGCTCCAAAAGTACAAGGAAGAGCACAAACAAAAAAACAATCAAAAG GAATCTGAATTGATGTTAGATCTATGCAAGAAGTGGAATTCTATTTGCAGTTCTGttcataaacaacaacaacctcaTTTTCTTGAGAAAGGCTTAATTAATCCACTATCTTCATCACCATCTCCTTGTTCCTCTAATTCAATATCCTCTTCAAATGACCACATGATGAAAAGTTCCACCAAGTTGCATAAAAGTCTTTTGAATTGGCCTGTCATTTTTGAACCAAATCAATCACCAAAAGAACATCAATTCTTCATATCTGATCCAAATGAAGTCATTAGTAGTACAAAGCCAGAGCTTTTATCCAATCCTAATTCAAGTCCAAATTCTGCTTCTTCAAGTGAAGCAAGTGGATACATTGAGAACATTGATAGATTCAAGGAGTTCAATTCAGAGAACATGAAAGTCCTTTGTAAGGCATTGGAGAAAAAAGTTCCATGGCAAAAAGACATCATTCCTGAGATAGTAAGTACAATTCTTGAATGTAggtcaaaaaagaaagaatcttGGTTGTTCTTTTTAGGTGGTGATTCTGAAGGAAAGGAGAAAATTTCAAGAGAATTGGCGAAAATCGCGTTTGGTTCATCAGAAGAAGAAGATCATAGCTTTATTTCCATTGGAATCAGCAGCTTTTCATCAGCAAAATCTGATTCAACTGATCATAATCAAGAAGTGATTAGTAACAAGAAAAGATCAAGAAATGAACATGGAAGGAGTTATCTTGAGAGATTTGCTGATGCAATTCAAGAAAATCCAAGCAGAGTTTTCTTCATGGAAGATATTGATCAAGTTGATACCTTTTCACAAAAGGGTATCAAGAAATCAATAGAAACTGGAAGATTAACACCTTCTGATAGTGATTTAGTGTCTTTTAAAGATGCTATAATCATTTTTACCTCTGAGAGCTTAAGTTCATCAGTTACAAAGAaatgtgatgatgatgattaCAATCAAGATTATTCTAAggagaaaaatcaagaaaatattggAGATGATGAAAGTATATTGGATTTGAATGTTGCAACTCATGAGGAATTAGCAAATGGAGATGAAAatttagttggaatttgggaaGCAGTGGACAAACAAGTCATGTTCAAGATTCAAGTCTTGTGA